The window CCACAAGCCGGTGTTCCTGATGAAGGCCGCCGCGAACCGCGATCCACGTGCCTTCGACAACGCCGAGACCTTCGACATCACCCGGGACCGCACGCAGGCGCAGAATCTGGGGCTCGGCTACGGGATTCACAGCTGCCTGGGTGCGGCGCTGGCACGGATGGAGACTGCCATCGCGCTGGAGCATCTGCTCGACTTCATGCCTCGCTACGAGGTCGACTTTGCAGGGTTGCAGCGGGTTTCGATGCAGAACGTGGCGGGGTATCACCACGTACCGGTGCGGGTGTTGCGTTGATGGCATGCATCAGAGGGGATCGCGCATGACACAGAAGATCGACGTCGACTTCGGGCTCTGCGAGAGCAACGGGGTGTGCATGGGCATCATCCCCGAGGTTTTCGACCTGGACGAAGAGGACTATCTGCACGTGCTGCAAGACGAGGTGACGCCCGAGAACGAGGCGCAGGTCAAGGAGGCGGTGCGCCAGTGCCCCCGCCAAGCGATCAGCATCAAAGACGTATGACGGCAACAGATCTGGTTTTCGACCCGTTCTCCGAGGAGTTCTTCAACGGCCCGTGGGAGATCTACCGGCGGATGCGGTCCGAGGCTCCGGTGTACTACAACGCCGAGTACGACTTCTACGCGCTGTCCCGGCACGAGGACGTCGCCGCGGCCTACAAGGACTTCGAGACGTACTCCTCGGCATACGGCCTGGACCTCGCGACGGTGCGCTCCGATGAGCCGATACCGGCGAAGATGATCATCATCATGGATCCGCCGGAGCATCGTCAGATGCGCAGCCTGGTCAACAAAGTGTTCACCCCGCGTGCCATCGAGGCGCTGCGACCGATGGTCACCGACACCATCGACCGCTATCTGTCCCAGGTGAGCAAGGACGGTTTCGACGTCGTCCAGGACTTCTCCGCCCTGTTCCCCGTTCAGGTGATCACCCAGATGCTGGGTGTGCCGGAGGAGTATCGCCAGCAGGTCGGCGAGTGGGTGGACACGTCGCTGCGGCGCGAGCCCGGCCAGATCGACATGTCAGACGAGGGTATGCAGGCCGTGGGCGAGCTGATGGGGCTCTACTACAGCATCATCCAGCAGCGCCGGGAAGATCCTCGCGACGACATGTTCAGCAGGCTGATCGCCGCCGAGATCACCCGCGAGGACGGCGAGAAGGAGTCACTCGACGACTTCGAGATCGCCGGTTTCGCAACCCTTCTCGGGGGCGCGGGAGCCGAGACCGTCACGAAGCTGGTCGGCAATGCGGCGGTGACGTTCGCCCGCCACCCTGACCAGTGGCAGAAGCTGCTCGACGACCGCAGCAAGATCCCGGCCGCAGTCGAGGAACTGCTCCGTTTCGAAGCGCCCAACCAGTACAACGTCCGCCGCTCGATGAGGGACGTGGAGTTGCACGGTGTCACGATCCCCGAGGGTAAGCCGGTGTTCCTGCTTGCGGGCTCGGCGAACCGCGATCCCGACGCCTTCACCGACGCCGACACCTTCGACATCGACCGCGACCGTTCGGAGGCCCAGAATCTCGGCTTCGGCTACGGCGTGCACAGCTGCCTCGGTGCGGCGCTGGCCCGGATGGAATCCGCGATCGCCCTCGACCGGCTGCTCGATTTCATGCCGCGCTACGAGGTGCTCTTCGACGAGTGCCGCCGGGTCTCGGCGCAGAATGTCGCCGGTTGGTCGCACGTGCCCGTCCGGGTGTTGCGCTGACGATGCGTTTCGTCTTGGTGCACGGCGGTTTTCACGCCGCCTGGTGCTGGGAGCAGACGGTCGCCGAGCTGCGGGCGCTCGGCCACGATGCGACGGCCGTCGACCTGCCGGGCCACGGGACGCTGGTCGACCAGGAGTCCACGCTGGCCAACCGACGGGACGCGATCGTCGCTGCGATGCAGGCCGGGGACGAGAAATGCGTGCTGGTCGGACATTCCGGCGGTGGCTTCGACGCGACGCTGGCCGCCGACGCGAGGCCCGATCTGGTCGGCCACATCACCTATCTCGCCGCCGCTCTGCCCCGCGAGGGCCGTACCTATCCCGAAGCGATGGCGATGCGCGACGACGACAACGGCCCCGTCGACCTCGGTGAGGAGTTCGACGGTGACGTCGGAGAGATGCTCGGGTATCTGCATTTCGACGACACCGGAGCGATGACGTTCGCCGATTTCGACGGGGCGTGGCGGTACTTCTACCACGACTGCGACGAGGAGACCGCGCGCTGGGCCTTCGCGCGGCTCGGGCCGGAACGGTTCGGCGACACGACCGTCACACCGGTGTCGGTCCCGAACTTCTGGGCGGCCGATCTGCCGCGCAGTTTCATTGTCTGCGAACAAGATCGGGCGATGCCTCGCTGGCTGGCCGACACCGTCGCCCGCCGGCTCGGCGTCGACCAGCTCACCATCGACGCTTCGCACTCGCCGTTTCTGTCACGGCCGCGCGAGCTGGCCGATCTACTCGTGCGCGCGACGACGACGACACCGGTCGGCCCGCTGCTCCCCCACTGAGCGTCGCGGCCTCAGAAGCCCGCGACGATGACCCCGTTGCAGTCGGCGGCGGCCTGGCGCAGTTTCGCCGCGGCCTGGTACTCCTCGGAGTAGTACCACTCCTTGGCGGCTTCGACGGACTCGAACTCCAGCAGCACGGTTTGGTTCCCGTGCCACTGACCCTCGAGTGACTCGACGGCCGGCCCGAACGCCAGCACCTTCGCAGCGCCCATGGTCTTGCCCGCCAGCTTGGCGTACTCCGCCATACCGGCCTGGTCCTTGACGTCCTCGGTGATGATCACGTAGGCCTTTGCCACGTTGAGCCCTTTCTTTTCAGTCGTTTTCGCTGATCGCCCGTTCCGGGCAATTGTCGATGGCTTCGCGCACCGCGTCTTCCAGACCGGCCGGCACGTCCGCGGGGTCGGCCACCGCCCACCCGTCGTCGGTCATCTGGAAGACCTCGGGACACAGCGTCAGACACATCCCGTGGCCGGCGCAGCGATCCTCGTCGACCGCGACTCTCATCGGAGGTCGAACTCCAGGTGGAGCTCGGTCAGACCGCGCAGGATGTACGTCGGGATGTACTCGTATCGCCGGTCTCCGGCGGGCCCGTGCTGGCTCTCCGAGATGCGGATGTCGGTCGTGCGGTCCAGCAGTCTCTCCAGCCCGACCCGCGTCTCGGCACGCGCGAGGGGTGCACCCGGGCAGCTGTGGATCCCGCGGCCGAAGGCGAGGTGCTGGCGTGCGTTCTTGCGCTCGGGGTCGAAGGTGTCGGGGTCCTCGAAGCGGCGAGGGTCACGATTGGCGGCGCCGTTGATGACCATGACCGTGCAGCCGGCGCCGAGCGGTTGGTCACCGATCGTGGTGGGCACGCGCGACAACCGGAAGTCGCCCTTGACCGGGCTTTCGATGCGCAGGCACTCCTCGATGAAATTGCCGAGCAATTCCCGGTTTTCACGCAGTTTGGCCTGCACGTCGGGCTGGTCGCCCATCACCTTCAGGGCGGTGCTGAGGAGCCGGACGGTGGTCTCCTGGCCGGCGGAGAACACGTTGGTCGCGACGCGCACGACATCGCCGACCTCGGGCAGTCTGCCGTCGGGGAAGGTGGCCGTCGCCAGGCCGGTCAGCACGTCGTCGCGCGGTTCGGCGCGACGGTCCTCGACGTACGTCGCGAACACGTCGTACAGGTACTCCAGCGGCGTCTTGGTCAGCGTCTTGTCGGCGTTGCCGAGTCCACTGCCGTGGGTGCCGCGGGCCAGCCGCTCCAGGAGCTCGGGACGGTCCTCCTCGGGGACGCCGAGCAGGTCGGCGATGACGCGCAGCGTGAACGGGGCCGCGAAGCCCTTGATGAACTCCCCCTGGCCCGGTGCCAGAAAGTCGTCGAGGATGTCGTCGGCGAGCTGCCACATCGCGTCCTCGTTCTCCTTGAGACGCTTGGGCGTGATGAGCCGCATCAGCAGTGCGCGGTGGTCGGTGTGGGTGGGCGGATCCAGTGTGGGCAACTGGTCGCTGAACGGGATCTCGTCGCGGTGTTTGACGATCAGGTCGGTGACATCGTCACCTTCCAGCGGTACCGGAAAACCGGGGAACGGGCCCGTGACGGAGATGCACGACGAGAAGGTGTCGGCGTCGTTGTAGACGTCGACGGCTTCCTGCCAGCCGGTCACCATCGTGACGCCGTAGTGGTCTTCGCGGGCGACCGGGCACTTGGTGCGCAGTGCCTCGTAGAAGGTGTACGGGTCATCCGTCAGCCGGCTGTCCCTGAAGAAATCGACCGTGGTGAGGTCTTCGGTCATGCTCACTCCGTTTCGACGATCTCTCGCGGCGAGAACGCGATTCTCATTATTGCGTATTAGATTTTCATACCGGCATCGCCCCGTCAACGACGGGGGTCCTCAGTCGGTCTCCGGTTGGATGCCCAGCGCGTTGACCGCCGCGCCGAGCATCTGATAGCAACCGACGGTGAAGATCAGATCCAGCACCTGACGCTCGTCGAAGTGCTCACCCAGATCGGCCCAGGTGTCGGTGCTCAGCGTGTTCGATCCTTCCAGTTCGTCGACGGCGCGCACCACCAACCGGTCGACCGCATCCTCGGGATCACCGGTGCGGATCGACTCGATCTCCGCGTCGGTCAGACCTGCCCGCCGCGCGATCGGCAGGTGGTGGTCCCACAGGTAGTCGCACGGACGCACGTGGACGGCGCGCAGCAGAGCGACCTCACGAACGCGCGGCGTCAACGTCGACGCCACGAGCAGATGGGCGTTGAACGTCAGGTAGGCGCGGGTCAGGCCGGGGTGGCGGACAAGGGTGCCCACCACATTCCCCGCACCGCGCGGATTTCTGCGCTCCTCGGACAGGAGTGGACTCACCGCGTCGAGCACGGCGTCGTCCCACCGGTCGGCGGCGAGCGGCTCCCACCGCGGCAGCTGCGGCTCGCTCACTGGATCGGTTCGTCGCCGAGCACCGTGGTGCGCAACATCTCCCGCTGCGAGTCGGGGTCATAGGGTGCTGCGCGGTGCAGTACACCGTTGTTGTCCCAGATGACCGTGTCGCCCACCGACCAGGTGTGGCTGTAGACCAGGTCCGGCTGTGTCGCCCGGTCGAGCAACTCAGCCAGCAGGGCCCGGCCCTCGTCGTAGTCCATCCCGACGACGTAGTGCGCCGACGCGCCGAGCACCAGTGATTTGCGGCCGCTGCGGTGGGTCCACACCAGCGGGTGCTCGTGGGTGGGACGTGATCGCCACCGGGCGAGTTCCTCGGGTGAGGGATCCGGGTTGATACGACTCTGCGAGGCTTCCAGCGAGTGCACGACCCGCAGCCGGCCGAACCGCTCCTTTTCCTCGTCGCTGAAAGCCTCGTACGCCGCATAGGAGTTCGCGAACTCCGTCTCGCCGCCGCGTTCGGCCACCTGAACGGCCGACAGCACGGTCGCCCGCTGCGGACACTCGTCGCCGATCGGTGTGCAGCCGTCGATGTGCCAGTCGAACGTCGCACGCAGATAGGCTGCCGACGCGTTCTTGGACTTGTCGAGGGTGACCGGATAGATGCCCGCGACCGGGTGGTGACCATCCGCGGAGTGGTCCACGGCGCCGAGGCGGCGGCTGAACGCGACCTGAGCCTCCGGAGCCAGGTGCAGGTCTGGAAACACCAGGACGCCGTTGTCTTCCAGGGCGTCCAGCACCGCCGCGGCCAGCGACTCGTCCGAGGCCAGCCGCACTGGATCGACGCCGAGCACTTCGGCGCCGACCGACGGGGTGAGTTTGTTGATCGTCAACAGCGACATCAGATTCCTTTTGATCAGGGCACCGGAGCGCTGACGCGGTCGATGACGGCGTCGGCGGAGTCGGCGGGTTTCTGGGTACCGAACACCTCGACGGCCATCGAGACCATGATCATCGAGTAGACGAGGTGCAGCAGGTTGAGCACGTCATCGGGAAGGTCGTCGAGCGGGAACTTGTCGCAGTAGTCGATGGCTTCCTCGAAACGGGGCGAGAACGCCTCGTAGAACGCGTGGATCTCCGGCATCGGGGTGTTCAGCCGGGTTTCCCACCGTTCGGGTTCTGTTGCCAGACACCACTTCTCGGCGAACTGCTCGAACTCGGCGAAGGCATCGGGGAGTTTGGGTGCGGGCATCTCAGACCCCCACCGGGTCACGTTCGGCACGTTGGGCATC is drawn from Mycolicibacterium gilvum and contains these coding sequences:
- a CDS encoding ferredoxin, yielding MRVAVDEDRCAGHGMCLTLCPEVFQMTDDGWAVADPADVPAGLEDAVREAIDNCPERAISEND
- a CDS encoding carboxymuconolactone decarboxylase family protein gives rise to the protein MSEPQLPRWEPLAADRWDDAVLDAVSPLLSEERRNPRGAGNVVGTLVRHPGLTRAYLTFNAHLLVASTLTPRVREVALLRAVHVRPCDYLWDHHLPIARRAGLTDAEIESIRTGDPEDAVDRLVVRAVDELEGSNTLSTDTWADLGEHFDERQVLDLIFTVGCYQMLGAAVNALGIQPETD
- a CDS encoding cytochrome P450, giving the protein MTEDLTTVDFFRDSRLTDDPYTFYEALRTKCPVAREDHYGVTMVTGWQEAVDVYNDADTFSSCISVTGPFPGFPVPLEGDDVTDLIVKHRDEIPFSDQLPTLDPPTHTDHRALLMRLITPKRLKENEDAMWQLADDILDDFLAPGQGEFIKGFAAPFTLRVIADLLGVPEEDRPELLERLARGTHGSGLGNADKTLTKTPLEYLYDVFATYVEDRRAEPRDDVLTGLATATFPDGRLPEVGDVVRVATNVFSAGQETTVRLLSTALKVMGDQPDVQAKLRENRELLGNFIEECLRIESPVKGDFRLSRVPTTIGDQPLGAGCTVMVINGAANRDPRRFEDPDTFDPERKNARQHLAFGRGIHSCPGAPLARAETRVGLERLLDRTTDIRISESQHGPAGDRRYEYIPTYILRGLTELHLEFDLR
- a CDS encoding TauD/TfdA dioxygenase family protein, which translates into the protein MSLLTINKLTPSVGAEVLGVDPVRLASDESLAAAVLDALEDNGVLVFPDLHLAPEAQVAFSRRLGAVDHSADGHHPVAGIYPVTLDKSKNASAAYLRATFDWHIDGCTPIGDECPQRATVLSAVQVAERGGETEFANSYAAYEAFSDEEKERFGRLRVVHSLEASQSRINPDPSPEELARWRSRPTHEHPLVWTHRSGRKSLVLGASAHYVVGMDYDEGRALLAELLDRATQPDLVYSHTWSVGDTVIWDNNGVLHRAAPYDPDSQREMLRTTVLGDEPIQ
- a CDS encoding DUF1330 domain-containing protein, producing the protein MAKAYVIITEDVKDQAGMAEYAKLAGKTMGAAKVLAFGPAVESLEGQWHGNQTVLLEFESVEAAKEWYYSEEYQAAAKLRQAAADCNGVIVAGF
- a CDS encoding alpha/beta fold hydrolase translates to MRFVLVHGGFHAAWCWEQTVAELRALGHDATAVDLPGHGTLVDQESTLANRRDAIVAAMQAGDEKCVLVGHSGGGFDATLAADARPDLVGHITYLAAALPREGRTYPEAMAMRDDDNGPVDLGEEFDGDVGEMLGYLHFDDTGAMTFADFDGAWRYFYHDCDEETARWAFARLGPERFGDTTVTPVSVPNFWAADLPRSFIVCEQDRAMPRWLADTVARRLGVDQLTIDASHSPFLSRPRELADLLVRATTTTPVGPLLPH
- a CDS encoding ferredoxin, which translates into the protein MTQKIDVDFGLCESNGVCMGIIPEVFDLDEEDYLHVLQDEVTPENEAQVKEAVRQCPRQAISIKDV
- a CDS encoding cytochrome P450, producing MTATDLVFDPFSEEFFNGPWEIYRRMRSEAPVYYNAEYDFYALSRHEDVAAAYKDFETYSSAYGLDLATVRSDEPIPAKMIIIMDPPEHRQMRSLVNKVFTPRAIEALRPMVTDTIDRYLSQVSKDGFDVVQDFSALFPVQVITQMLGVPEEYRQQVGEWVDTSLRREPGQIDMSDEGMQAVGELMGLYYSIIQQRREDPRDDMFSRLIAAEITREDGEKESLDDFEIAGFATLLGGAGAETVTKLVGNAAVTFARHPDQWQKLLDDRSKIPAAVEELLRFEAPNQYNVRRSMRDVELHGVTIPEGKPVFLLAGSANRDPDAFTDADTFDIDRDRSEAQNLGFGYGVHSCLGAALARMESAIALDRLLDFMPRYEVLFDECRRVSAQNVAGWSHVPVRVLR